The following proteins are co-located in the Vigna angularis cultivar LongXiaoDou No.4 chromosome 2, ASM1680809v1, whole genome shotgun sequence genome:
- the LOC108328044 gene encoding endoglucanase 1: MSHVININKPSLNSLKPLILSVSQVHMRKGMASATTFSLMLHFLLLILCFSFHQPSLAFTSQEYQEALEKSILFFEGQRSGQLPSNQRLTWRGDSGLSDGSSYHVNLVGGYYDAGDNVKFGLPMAFTTTLLAWSVIEFGSSMMDQIENARAAIRWSTDYLLKAATTTPDTLYVQVGDPNMDHKCWERPEDMDTPRNVYKVSAQNPGSDVAAETAAALAASSIVFGDSDPAYSSKLLQAAIKVFNFADRYRGSYSDSLGSVVCPFYCSYSGYHDELLWGASWIYKASGTSSYMQYIRSNGHILGADDDGFSFSWDDKRPGNKILLSKEFLEKNSEEFQLYKAHSDNYICSLMSGIPGSQAQYTRGGLLYKGSESNLQYVTSTSLLLLTYAKYLSANGGVVRCGTSTVTGENLVALAKTQVDYVLGDNPRKMSYMVGFGENYPKHVHHRGSSLPSVRSRTQHISCNEGFQYLYAGSPNPNELVGAIVGGPDSNDNFSDDRNNYQQSEPATYINAPFVGALAYFSAKPPTYY; the protein is encoded by the exons ATGTCCCAcgttataaatataaacaaaccaTCACTCAATTCTCTGAAGCCTCTAATTCTGTCTGTCTCACAAGTGCACATGCGAAAAGGAATGGCTTCAGCGACCACATTTTCACTGATGTTACACTTTCTGTtgttaatattatgtttttcgTTTCATCAACCAAGCTTAGCATTCACATCTCAAGAATACCAGGAGGCTCTTGAGAAATCCATTCTCTTCTTTGAGGGACAACGGTCTGGACAATTGCCTTCCAACCAGCGACTAACATGGAGGGGAGATTCTGGATTGTCCGACGGCTCTTCTTATCAT GTAAACCTGGTCGGTGGTTATTATGATGCTGGAGATAACGTTAAGTTTGGGTTGCCGATGGCCTTTACTACAACATTGTTAGCGTGGAGTGTGATTGAATTTGGAAGCTCAATGATGGACCAGATTGAAAACGCTAGAGCTGCTATCCGCTGGAGCACAGATTACCTTCTTAAGGCTGCCACCACCACCCCTGACACATTATATGTCCAA GTAGGAGACCCGAACATGGATCACAAGTGTTGGGAAAGGCCTGAAGATATGGACACTCCACGCAATGTGTATAAGGTATCAGCTCAAAACCCAGGATCGGATGTAGCAGCAGAGACAGCAGCTGCACTGGCAGCTTCTTCAATAGTATTCGGAGATTCGGATCCAGCGTATTCCTCCAAATTGCTTCAAGCAGCCATCaaa GTATTCAATTTTGCAGACCGTTACAGGGGTTCTTACAGTGATTCTCTTGGTTCTGTTGTCTGTCCATTCTACTGCTCTTACTCCGGATACCAT GATGAACTTCTGTGGGGTGCATCATGGATTTATAAAGCCTCAGGAACTAGCTCATACATGCAATATATTCGATCCAATGGCCACATTTTAGGTGCCGATGATGATGGTTTCTCCTTCAGCTGGGATGACAAGCGACCCGGAAATAAAATCCTCCTTTCCAAG GAATTCTTGGAGAAAAATTCAGAAGAGTTCCAATTATACAAGGCACATTCAGATAATTACATCTGTTCGCTAATGTCTGGAATACCTGGTTCTCAGGCTCAGTACACCCGAG GGGGGCTTCTTTACAAGGGGAGCGAGAGCAATTTGCAGTATGTGACATCGACGAGTCTCCTTCTGTTGACATACGCTAAGTATCTTTCTGCAAACGGGGGCGTTGTCAGATGTGGGACTTCAACGGTCACGGGTGAAAACCTCGTAGCACTAGCCAAAACACAAGTTGATTACGTTTTGGGCGATAATCCAAGAAAGATGTCGTATATGGTGGGTTTTGGGGAGAATTACCCAAAGCATGTCCATCACAGAGGTTCCTCTCTACCTTCGGTTCGTTCCAGGACTCAGCACATTTCCTGCAACGAGGGGTTTCAATATCTCTATGCAGGCTCTCCCAATCCAAATGAGCTTGTTGGAGCCATCGTAGGTGGTCCTGATAGCAATGATAACTTCTCCGATGATCGAAACAACTATCAGCAGTCAGAGCCAGCAACGTACATCAATGCACCCTTTGTAGGTGCTCTTGCCTATTTCTCTGCTAAACCACCAACCTATTATTAG
- the LOC128195593 gene encoding uncharacterized protein LOC128195593, which yields MVHTRSKPIVTMMEEIRLYLMKRWATNRTKSQSLSGNICPKIKSRLKKESQLTKYWIPCWSANKIFEVRHVSQAGDKFVVNLDENLCTCKKWEITAIPCCHSLAAMKFLNLDAEEFIPCCFRKSTYEETYSSIIYPINGNNMWEITTYEDVLPPPKRTLPGRPKKKRRLEQWELVKDDKRMRKGGLKKRCGICKELGHNRTSCTKAQQTQQSTPSTQPNIPSSNEEEAAV from the exons ATGGTGCATACAAGGTCTAAGCCAATCGTAACCATGATGGAGGAAATCCGGCTTTACTTGATGAAGAGATGGGCAACTAACAGGACAAAAAGTCAATCACTTTCTGGGAACATTTGTCCAAAAATCAAGAGTAGACTAAAGAAGGAGTCTCAGTTAACTAAATATTGGATACCGTG CTGGTCAGCAAACAAGATTTTTGAAGTTCGCCATGTGTCCCAAGCCGGTGACAAATTTGTAGTCAATTTAGATGAAAATTTGTGTACATGCAAGAAGTGGGAAATCACTGCCATACCATGTTGCCACTCGTTAGCTGCTATGAAATTCCTAAATCTTGATGCAGAGGAATTCATTCCATGTTGCTTTAGGAAGTCAACATATGAAGAAACATACTCTTCAATTATCTATCCAATAAATGGTAACAATATGTGGGAGATTACCACATATGAAGATGTTCTCCCTCCACCAAAAAGAACTTTGCCTGGAAGACCAAAGAAGAAGCGAAGGTTGGAGCAATGGGAGTTGGTGAAGGATGACAAAAGAATGAGGAAGGGTGGTTTAAAGAAAAGATGTGGCATTTGTAAGGAACTCGGCCACAACAGGACTTCTTGCACCAAAGcacaacaaacacaacaaagtACCCCATCAACTCAACCAAACATCCCATCATCAAATGAAGAAGAAGCTGCAGTTTAA
- the LOC108326837 gene encoding sedoheptulose-1,7-bisphosphatase, chloroplastic translates to METGIACYTRGPFLPTVSSKHSPPSISPSFGFRSLKSSSFFGESLRVASKSTLKVSKTKSTSVVTRCEIGDGLEEFLTKATPDKGLIRLLVSMGEALRTISFKVKTASCGGTQCVNSFGDEQLAVDMLANQLLFEALNYSHFCKYACSEEVPELQDMGGPVEGGFSVAFDPLDGSSIVDTNFTVGTIFGVWPGDKLTGVTGRDQVAAAMGVMGPRTTYVLAIKGFPGTHEFLLLDEGKWQHVKETTEIGEGKLFSPGNLRATSDNLNYANLINYYVNEKYTLRYTGGMVPDVNQIIVKEKGIFTNVASPSAKAKLRLLFEVAPLGLLIENAGGYSSDGYQSVLDKVISNIDERTQVAYGSKNEIIRFEETLYGESRLKGGVAVGAAA, encoded by the exons ATGGAAACTGGTATAGCATGCTACACCCGCGGGCCTTTCTTACCTACTGTTTCTTCCAAGCACTCTCCACCATCCATCTCTCCATCTTTTGGCTTCAGG AGTCTGAAATCAAGCTCTTTCTTTGGAGAATCGCTAAGGGTGGCATCCAAATCGACACTGAAGGTTTCAAAGACAAAGTCTACTTCAGTTGTAACCAGATGCGAAATTGGTGACGGTCTG GAAGAATTCCTTACAAAAGCAACACCAGATAAGGGGTTGATCAGGTTGTTGGTGTCCATGGGAGAGGCACTAAGAACAATTTCCTTCAAAGTGAAGACGGCTTCTTGTGGCGGAACGCAGTGCGTTAATTCTTTTGGGGACGAGCAGCTTGCAGTGGATATGCTGGCTAACCAGCTCCTTTTTGAG GCCTTGAATTACTCCCATTTCTGCAAGTATGCTTGCTCTGAAGAAGTACCAGAGCTCCAGGACATGGGAGGTCCAGTTGAAG GTGGATTTAGTGTTGCATTTGATCCCCTTGATGGTTCCAGCATTGTGGACACAAACTTCACAGTAGGCACCATTTTTGGTGTGTGGCCGGGAGATAAGTTGACTGGGGTCACGGGAAGAGATCAAGTTGCAGCAGCCATGGGGGTTATGGGTCCTAGAACCACATATGTGCTTGCTATAAAAGGCTTCCCAGGCACCCAtgaatttcttcttcttgatgaaG GAAAATGGCAGCATGTCAAAGAGACCACAGAAATTGGAGAAGGAAAACTGTTTTCTCCAGGAAATTTGAGAGCCACATCTGACAACCTCAATTATGCTAAT TTGATCAACTACTACGTGAATGAAAAATACACATTGAGATACACTGGAGGAATGGTGCCGGATGTCAACCAG attattgtaaaagaaaaaggcATCTTCACTAACGTGGCATCACCATCTGCCAAAGCCAAGCTGAGACTTTTGTTTGAGGTAGCTCCCTTAGGGCTCTTGATTGAAAACGCTGGAGGTTACAGCAGTGATGGTTATCAGTCTGTGCTGGACAAAGTGATAAGTAACATTGATGAGAGAACTCAAGTTGCTTATGGATCCAAGAATGAGATCATCCGGTTTGAAGAAACACTATACGGTGAATCCAGGCTCAAGGGTGGTGTAGCTGTTGGAGCAGCTGCTTAA
- the LOC108328383 gene encoding uncharacterized protein LOC108328383, producing MIGVGKAKQYGNVLDKPLAKGKQEVSLSAFAFLFSELVQYNQTQVDNIGELERRLEDAGYAVGARVLELLCHRDKGNRRETRLLGILSFVHSTVWKVLFGKVADSLEKGTEHEDEYMISEKELLVNKFISIPKDMGTFNCGAFVAGIVRGVLDGAGFPAVVTAHFVPMEGQQRPRTTILIKFAEEVLQREARLG from the exons ATGATCGGCGTCGGAAAGGCCAAGCAGTACGGTAACGTCCTTGACAAGCCCCTCGCCAAGGGCAAGCAAGAG GTTAGTTTGAGTGCATTCGCGTTCTTGTTTTCCGAGCTTGTTCAGTACAACCAAACGCAGGTCGATAACATTGGGGAACTCGAACGAAG ACTGGAGGATGCTGGATATGCGGTTGGGGCACGAGTTCTTGAGCTGCTTTGCCACAGAGATAAG GGAAACAGAAGAGAGACACGACTGTTGGGTATTCTTTCTTTTGTACACAGTACAGTGTGGAAAGTACTATTTGGAAAG GTAGCTGATTCACTGGAGAAAGGAACCGAACATGAAGATGAATACATGATTAGTGAAAAAGAGCTTCTAGTAAACAA ATTCATTTCTATCCCAAAGGACATGGGGACGTTTAACTGTGGAGCATTTGTTGCTGGAATAGTACGG GGCGTTTTGGACGGTGCCGGATTTCCGGCTGTTGTAACTGCGCATTTTGTGCCTATGGAAGGTCAACAACGACCACGGACgacaattttgataaaatttgcTGAAGAG GTGCTACAAAGAGAAGCAAGATTAGGCTGA
- the LOC108328384 gene encoding LIM domain-containing protein WLIM2b, with amino-acid sequence MSFIGTQQKCKACEKTVYPVDQLSADGTAYHKACFRCSHCKGTLKLSNYSSMEGVLYCKPHYEQLFKETGTFSKNFQSPAKLADKTTPELTRSSSKAASMFSGTQEKCATCGKTAYPLEKVTVEGQAYHKSCFKCSHGGCPITPSNYAALEGILYCKHHFSQLFKEKGSYNHLTKSATIKRAAAAAAATVPES; translated from the exons ATGTCTTTTATCGGAACCCAGCAGAAGTGCAAGGCTTGTGAGAAAACGGTTTATCCCGTTGATCAGCTTTCTGCAGATGGCACTGCTTATCACAAAGCTTGCTTCAGGTGCTCCCACTGCAAAGGAACATTAAAG CTGAGCAACTATTCCTCAATGGAAGGAGTTCTTTACTGTAAACCTCACTATGAGCAGCTCTTCAAGGAGACTGGCACCTTCAGCAAGAACTTCCAGTCAC cTGCAAAGTTAGCTGATAAGACTACTCCTGAGCTG ACAAGGTCATCTAGCAAAGCTGCGAGCATGTTTTCTGGCACACAAGAAAAGTGTGCAACATGTGGGAAAACTGCTTATCCATTGGAGAAG gTAACAGTGGAAGGGCAGGCCTATCACAAATCATGTTTCAAGTGTTCACATGGTGGTTGTCCCATAACCCCATCGAATTATGCAGCCCTTGAGGGCATTCTGTATTGCAAGCACCATTTCTCCCAGCTTTTCAAGGAGAAAGGGAGCTATAATCATCTGACAAAGTCTGCAACAATCAAACGGGCGGCGGCAGCAGCAGCAGCCACTGTTCCAGAATCTTGA